CCGGCATGCAGTTCTAGTAGCCTTTCGGTTGCAGGCCGAATTATCTCGCGGTGAAACCTGTTGCTGTGTTCACCCATCTGATTGTCCCAGTATTCGGCGTTCTGCTCCCAGCGCTTCAGACTTTCAGATGTCGTAAGTTTCCAATCCTGCACAATCTCAACTCCTCATGTAAGATGCCAGAACAGAAGGGACGGTTCTTTCTGTGAATATCCTGTCCCTATAGAGTGTCGCTTTCCTCCGTCCGACTGTGCGAAAAGCCTTGATCCAGTGTAGGGACGTGCCATGGCACGTCCGCGGACGTGCGAAACGCACGTCCCTACAACCATTCTGTCACCTCCTGCTTTCTGCCAGTGAGAGGTAGCTGTGTTTTCGCACAGTCTGCCGTCCCTCAGCGACAGTCCTTATACGACCCTCTAATAAAGAAAGGAACGATATACATGGAGCAAGTAGTCGAAGCATTTATTGAGATTCCCAAGGGCAGCACCAACAAGTATGAGTACGACGAAAAACGCAAGTTGTTCTTTCTGGACCGCGCGCTGTTTTCTCCCATGCATTATCCCGCCGACTATGGGTTTATTCCAAATACGCTGGCCGACGACGGCGACCCTATGGACATCATGGTCCTGATGGCTAACCCTACTTTCCCCGGGTGCGTTATCCGCTCGCGCGTAATCGGTGCCTT
This DNA window, taken from Selenomonadales bacterium, encodes the following:
- a CDS encoding inorganic diphosphatase; protein product: MEQVVEAFIEIPKGSTNKYEYDEKRKLFFLDRALFSPMHYPADYGFIPNTLADDGDPMDIMVLMANPTFPGCVIRSRVIGAFLMSDDKGNDVKIIAVPLNDPRFAEITEIEHMGSHLRKEFEHFFSQYKQLEGKIVTVRGWASRQEACEEIAAAKANYAP